Below is a genomic region from Isosphaeraceae bacterium EP7.
CACTCGCCGCCTGCTAGGGTTCGCTTGAAATGCCAGTGGACCTCGTCGTCCGTCAGGGGCAGCAGCCCGGGGCGTTCCCGCTCGGTGACCCCCCCCAGCCTCTCCACGAGCGTCCCGGGGCGATCCTTCTCCAGGTGGCCGGTCGTCAAGCTCCGCTTCTTGCTCCCCTGGACCTCCTCAGCATGGGCGAACAGGAGCGTACCGCCCGGGTGGACCTTGATCCATTCGGCCAGTGTGGCTGCAAGAGGCGCAGAGAGCGGCACCCGGCGGGTCGTGCGCCGCCCGTGCGCCCGCTTCCGCTCCTGAATACTGACCATCCCGCCCTCGAAATCCACGTCGCCGATCCGCATTTTCAGCAGCTCACCCTTGCGGGCGCCGGTGTGGGCGGCGGTCGCCACCAGGGGGTGGATCCAGGGATGGAGCGCATTCACGCGGACGTAGTCCAGCAGCTCCACTTCCGGTAAGGTGAGGTAGAGCGAATCCCAGAGGTCGGCGACCCTGGAGGGCGAGAGGCCCGGAATCTGGCGGCGTATCTCGGCATGTGTCTGGAACGGGGGCTTCTCGTCGGTCTTTCCATACCTCAGGCCGTCGCAAGGGTAACGGCCCGAGACGAGCTTCATGCGGACGCCCCAGTTCCAGGCGGTCCGGAGCGTGACGATTTCCTTCCTGATCGTGGAGGGGTTGTGCGGGCCTCGGCGGCCCTTAGCCTTGGCCCGCTTGTCCGCATAGCCCTGGAGGTCGGCCAATGTTAGGTCGCGGATCGGGAACCGCTCGCCGAGCAGGCGGACGAAGTGCCGGAAATGGCGGTTGATGCCGCGTAGGGTCTGGGCCTCCAGCGTGCCGTTGCCGTGCGTCTCCAGATAACGGTCGCGCAGGTCGGCCAGCGTAAAAGTCCTGCTGGCCTCGACGGATCCTTCCTCGCCGGCGGACTTCGACGGCATGACGCCGTCGTTCCTGAGGAAGCTGACGATGTCTGCCTCATGAGGTAGGGCGTCGAATCCCTGTTCGATCCGCATCAACAGGTAGCCGACCTGATCGGCCTTGGCCTGGGCCTCATCTCGGGTCACTTTGCCGACGCCGAGGGCCTTTTGCTTCCCCTTGTAATTGAAGAGGATGCGAAAGCACTCGTTGCGCTCTTGCATTGCTGCCATATCGCCCCCACCAATTCCAGTCCAATGTGGCGAGGGCAATCTCACCAATTTCATACCAGGGCGTCGGTGCTCCTCCCTCCAAAATTCTCTAACTCATTACCGGCGGTGGGATTCGAACCCACACGGGGGTTCCCCCCCGGGGGATTTTAAGTCCCCTGCGTCTGCCATTTCGCCACGCCGGCTTGATCGGATATGTCGGTCTCTGTCTCACTTCCGCCTGGGCAGGGACCACCAGGCCGAGTCGAGTGCCGATTTGTCCTCTTCGGTCAGGGTCAGGGTTGTCGCCGCCAGGCTCTCGGCGAGTTGCTCGGGGCGACTGGCTCCGATGATGGCCGAGGTCAGGCCCGGCTGCTGGAGCACCCAGGCGACGCTCGCGGTGGCCAGGGAGATCTCTCGGGCCGCGAAGTGAGACTTCAGTGCTTCGACGGCGTCGAACTGCGCGGCGTGCCAGTAGCGGCTCCGATAGAGCTCGCCCGCCTCGCCCAGGGTGAAGCGGGTGCCGGGGCGGGGGGGCTCGCCGGGCTGGTATTTCCCGGTCAGGAGGCCTCCTGCCAGGGGGTTATAGGCAATCAGTCCGATCCCTCGGTCGCGGCAGAGGGGCATCAGCTCGGCTTCGATGTCGCGGATCAGGACATTGTACCTCGGCTGTGCGCAGTCGTAACGCGCCAGTCCCAGGCGATCAGCCGTGCCGTCGGCCAGGGCGAGCTGCCAGGCCGCGTAGTTCGAGCAGCCAACATACCGGACCTTGCCCGACCGGACCAGGTCGTCGAACGCCCTCAGGCTCTCCTCGATCGGCGTCTCGGGGTCGGGGCCATGGGCCTGATAGAGGTCGATGTAATCGGTCTTCAGCCTGCGCAGGCTCGCGTCGCAGGCCGCCATGATGTGCCGTCGCGACAGCCCCTGGTCGTTCGGCCCGTGACCGACCCTCATCCGGCACTTCGTCGCCAGCACGAATCGGTCCCGACGACCCCCCTCGGCGAGCCAGTCGCCCACCACCTCCTCTGTCCGGCCGGCCGTCTCGGGGCTGACGGGCAGGGGGTAGCAGTCGGCCGTGTCGATGAAGTTGATCCCACCGGCGGCCGCCGCGTCCATGATCCGCTTGCCCGTCGCCGCGTCGCTCTGGCCGGCGAACGTCATCGTTCCCAGGCAAAGCTCCGAGACTTTCAGGCCCGTTCGCCCCATTCTTCGCTGCTGCATCGTCCAAACTCCCTTGTCTGCCCAGGGTTCGCAAAATCGCCCGTCATCCCAGGCCGCAATGTTTCTCGCGTGGTAAACTTAGACCAGTCCTCCGCCCGTCGGATCCACCCGCGCGAGTTGCTTTGCCATGGATGACGCGAAGAATCCGCCGCTGACGCTGGCCGCATGGAAGGCCGACCAGGTCGCCCTCACGATGGCGTTCGCCTCGCGTAAGCGGTTGGGCCTGGCCTTCATGGCGATGGGTTGGGCACACCTCGGATGCTTCCTGTTGCTTCAGGCCCTCTATAACCGGGGGTTCCGCCAGCCACCATTGTACATCGGGATCTGGGTCGCGGAGCTTGGCGCTAACCTCTGGCTGATGCGCCAGTTCTCGGGGCCCGGCTGGGCGAAGTCGACGGCGATCCTCAGCCTGCTCGTCCGCATCTGGGGGACGTTCCTGCTGCTCTCGTTCACCCTGGTCTCGCTCAACCACCTGATGACGTTCTCGATGGAGTGGTATCGCTCGGCCTGGACGACCCTGAGCACGTTCGGCTTCGCCATGACGGCCTACCTGACCACCCCCTGGTTCTTCGTCCCGGCCGTCCAGATGTACTTCACCGGCCTGCTCCTGGCCATGTATCCCCGGATTGGCTTCGTCGCGTACGGCGTCTCCTGGTGGGCCGCCCTGCAAGGCATCGGCCTGGTCCTGGAGTACAAGCGGGCGCGGTCGATGGCCCCTGAAGCGTCGACCGCCGGCCTGCTCCGCGCGGGTCGCCCTGGAATCGATCCGGACTCCACCCCCTCCCACGCCAAGGGCCGCTGGCCCGCCCATGCCGAGGGGCTGAGCTGAGCCGAAGGGCTTCCCGTTTCGATCGGTTCAGACGCCCGGCAATGTCGGATCCCAGTCGTGGAAGTGGTTCCTGGCGATGATGGCCCGGGCCCTCTGTCGGAACAGGAGCGCGAAGGCGAGGCCCGCGCCGGCCCCCCCGACGTGGGCCAGGTAGGCCACGCCGCCGGTCTCGCCCGCCTCTTTCAGCGCGCCGTAGCCGCTCCAGAGTTGCAGCCCGATCCAGAGCCCGATGACGAACAGGGCGGGCATCTCGGTGACCATCCGGAACATCAGGACGCGGATCCGGTGGTGCGGGAACCAGATCAGGTACATCCCCATCACCCCGGCGATCGCCGCCGACGCCCCGAGCGTGGGGATGAGTGAATTCGGATTCGCCCCGATCTGAAGCGCCGAGCCCGCCAGCCCGCAGGCCAGGTACACCAGGACGTAACGGCCCGTCCCCAGCACTTCCTCGACGTTGTCGCCGAAGATCCAGAGGTAGAGCATGTTCCCGGCCAGGTGCATCGGGCTGCCGTGCATAAACATCGCCGTCAGCAGCGTCATCCAGATGGGAATCGCGACCGGGGCCTGGGGCAGTTCCAGGGGAGGACGTTCGTCGTCGAGGTCGACGTTGCCCGCGCGGGTCGCCGCGACCGTCGGGCCCTGCAGGTCGATATTGTGCGTGATCTCGTAGGGAGTCGCCGCGTAGGCCACGGTGAACACCTCCCCGCGGTCGATCTGCACCATGTAAGCGATGACGTTCAGCGCGATGAGCACATACGTCGCGATCGGGAAGATGCTCGTCTTCTCGACATCCCCCAGCGGAAAGACCATCCCAGCTCCCTCTCTCGTTCGGGCACGGACCTCGGCCCATCCTCAGCCGCTCAGCCGCTCAGCCGCTCAGCCGCTCGGGCAGGGCCAGGCCCCGGCGAGTCGCCAGGTCAGCCAGTCGCTCGAGCGCGTTCGCCTCGACAACCACTCCTCGCTCGCGGACCAGGCGCCTGGACGCCTCCCAGGCCGCAGGGGCCAGCCGCCCTGGCGCCTTGGAAGACAATCCCGCGCCCCCGACTCGCCCGTGCAGGGCACCCAAGTCTTCGATGGCGTGCACCGACAGGGCGAGCACCAGCCAGCCTCCGTCGGGCACCAGGGCACCAATCCAGGGGGCGATCGGCCCGAGCCAGTCCGGCGCCCCACCTTCTTCCCCGTCCTTGTGCGCGAGTGCGGAGTCGAACACGGCGGGCAGACCCTCGCCGGCCGGCAGGGCCATCGTCCAGCTCGGCCCGGGGCCCAGCACCACGGCGATCGTCGGGCCCACCGCAAGCTCGGCGGCCACACCCGCGGCGGGCCCCGCGGGGCCCAGGTTCACCACCCGGACCAGGCCCATCCCCACCTCGCGGGCCTTCTCGCCGGCCACTTCGGCCGCACGGGACAGGATCAGGGGGGGGAGCCCATTCTGGCCATCGAACACACCCGTTGCGGCCTGCTCGCCCAGGAACCGGCCCCGGGCGTCGACATTCACGCGGCCTTGCTCGGCCCGCTCCAGCCAGTCGACCAGAGTCGACACCCCGAACCGCCCTGCGCCGGCCGAGTCGAACCAGAGAAGATGCGACACCAACCCCGCGGCATGCGCCGGCGGAACCCCCGAGCATTCGGCCAGATCCGTCGCGAAACGCCGCAACCCATCAAGGCTAAACCGAGCCTCATCCTTCGACACCGACCCGCCCCCCTCGCCACTCGCGTTCCGATCCCCTCAACCCCCCAGATTGAACCACGAAGGACCCGCCCGCGGATAGATCCGGGTGGCGTGCGACCGCGAAGGGTAAGCATGACCTTATTGGATGTCGACATCCCTGGCGTGCTCGCCGCTCGCCAGCACCAAATTCGCACACAAGGTCGAAACATTGTGTCGCGAATAAGTTCTTCTTA
It encodes:
- a CDS encoding aldo/keto reductase, which gives rise to MQQRRMGRTGLKVSELCLGTMTFAGQSDAATGKRIMDAAAAGGINFIDTADCYPLPVSPETAGRTEEVVGDWLAEGGRRDRFVLATKCRMRVGHGPNDQGLSRRHIMAACDASLRRLKTDYIDLYQAHGPDPETPIEESLRAFDDLVRSGKVRYVGCSNYAAWQLALADGTADRLGLARYDCAQPRYNVLIRDIEAELMPLCRDRGIGLIAYNPLAGGLLTGKYQPGEPPRPGTRFTLGEAGELYRSRYWHAAQFDAVEALKSHFAAREISLATASVAWVLQQPGLTSAIIGASRPEQLAESLAATTLTLTEEDKSALDSAWWSLPRRK
- a CDS encoding tyrosine-type recombinase/integrase; this translates as MQERNECFRILFNYKGKQKALGVGKVTRDEAQAKADQVGYLLMRIEQGFDALPHEADIVSFLRNDGVMPSKSAGEEGSVEASRTFTLADLRDRYLETHGNGTLEAQTLRGINRHFRHFVRLLGERFPIRDLTLADLQGYADKRAKAKGRRGPHNPSTIRKEIVTLRTAWNWGVRMKLVSGRYPCDGLRYGKTDEKPPFQTHAEIRRQIPGLSPSRVADLWDSLYLTLPEVELLDYVRVNALHPWIHPLVATAAHTGARKGELLKMRIGDVDFEGGMVSIQERKRAHGRRTTRRVPLSAPLAATLAEWIKVHPGGTLLFAHAEEVQGSKKRSLTTGHLEKDRPGTLVERLGGVTERERPGLLPLTDDEVHWHFKRTLAGGEWAMVRGLHALRHSFISALASSGIDQRIIEEVVGHQSEEQRRRYRHLYPAIIGDAIRSVFK
- a CDS encoding rhomboid family intramembrane serine protease, with product MVFPLGDVEKTSIFPIATYVLIALNVIAYMVQIDRGEVFTVAYAATPYEITHNIDLQGPTVAATRAGNVDLDDERPPLELPQAPVAIPIWMTLLTAMFMHGSPMHLAGNMLYLWIFGDNVEEVLGTGRYVLVYLACGLAGSALQIGANPNSLIPTLGASAAIAGVMGMYLIWFPHHRIRVLMFRMVTEMPALFVIGLWIGLQLWSGYGALKEAGETGGVAYLAHVGGAGAGLAFALLFRQRARAIIARNHFHDWDPTLPGV
- a CDS encoding Ldh family oxidoreductase; the encoded protein is MSKDEARFSLDGLRRFATDLAECSGVPPAHAAGLVSHLLWFDSAGAGRFGVSTLVDWLERAEQGRVNVDARGRFLGEQAATGVFDGQNGLPPLILSRAAEVAGEKAREVGMGLVRVVNLGPAGPAAGVAAELAVGPTIAVVLGPGPSWTMALPAGEGLPAVFDSALAHKDGEEGGAPDWLGPIAPWIGALVPDGGWLVLALSVHAIEDLGALHGRVGGAGLSSKAPGRLAPAAWEASRRLVRERGVVVEANALERLADLATRRGLALPERLSG